GAGTTTACGACATggtttggtcttccaacacacaaacattacatattgccgtttacctcagctcattggctatctacccagctggatttcaagatgatcagtggtcattgggttaaaatacagtcaatcaatgaaacagtggtcatatcattggtgcacagtgatgtcattacttgttgtcttcaaatcgttTTCTTTCTGTCAATATgtcccgcgaaatggcccatcaggtttggttgtgttacaaacaaaccagttgattgcaataaaacgaaacatgactggaaaagtcacattctgtgtgggttatttacctggaatgtgtcgttgaaaatggaatgagatggaattcacgacacaagtggttcacaaaatgttttgtgttaggctataaaaacaggttttatcaaacaaaagataattcattgtgtaacaatgagcattgggattgcaaacagatgaagatcgtcaaaggtaaacgatttattttaatgcagtatGTGATTTTGTTAttcctgtgctggttgaaatggttgttttttatggggctctatcctcagatattcgcatcgtattctttcgcagtaaatccttttttaaatctgacaacgcagttggattagcaagatgctaggctttcgatacatgtgagacacttgtattttcatgaatgtttaatatgactatttatgtagcgatcgccgtatgttgtggaatttcagcccgctaccgGGTTCTGTGCTCAGAGAGGTTAagaacctcagaccttatttttggTATTTATCCCAAAACCCCTTTCTTTCCCTATTAATTTCCCCCttaggaatggctgaacgaaccagatTTAAATCATTTCCCTCTTTAAGGCctacaagctggcgagctctatCCCATTATCCCCACTGACAAATCAAGAAgtttgaaattgtattttttgtcAGCTTGTTAGGctagcagtatttcaatcttctTGATTTATCAGTTGGGATAATGGGATTGCGGTACGTTTTCCGAGCCATATCCCGCGCCGGCTCCACGCTGTCCTGATCGTGGCATAGCACCATTCCAACGAGAAAGAGAAGTAGTAATGAACGTCTAGTCTAGTTCGATTTTTATGACTTGCAAGCTGCCACTGGGCCGCTAGCGCTATGACCGAAGTGAGCAACATAAACAATGGGTAAAGATGGTGACATTGGATGTTCGACCTTCCAATGAAAAGTCCTGTCTTGAAACTGATGCATAGAAATAATGGAATCATAATGCTAAACAATGTTTGAATGTCGTTACATAGTTTGAACTAAATAcaataatgaatttatttgactATAAACAGATCTGTTATTCTCACTCCGGATGTATTTCATTGAATAATGCTGCCTGCAGCATACAGTTGCAGACCCACTGTGGCAGCTGTTTGTGGGCCTTGTGCACTACAGCCCCGCAAGTGTAGACCGCTGTTAATCAGCAGCATCCTACCTCCCGCTAGCCTGACTACTCATCCACATTGTTTCGGCCAAGTCCAAGCCCACTAACATTTCTCCTCCACGATGAGTCTGGATCATAAAGAATGATTGTGGCCGAAAGGGCAACACTTTTGAGGGCTTCCatcattttaatgtagtcaactgaTTGGGATTTCCAACTTTGTGGGCTGATCGCTCCTGGTGACAGTTTGACTGAATGTATGGCGCTGTCGATAGAGCAGTGGAATTAAATTCAGGATGAGTCGTCAGGCAAACCTTCCTGATATTTGACTGGAAATGTCTGTAGTTTGATCGGGGGTTTGGGCTTTGTCCGCTCTAGGATTCTAACTCTACGATCAATACTGTAGGTTTCATATAGCAAGAGAAATTAAGAAAGAATTTGCGTCACAAATCCAGTCGATATCAATAATTTTACATCTGGATAGAATAAATGATCCGCTCCTCGTTCTAGCATCTTCATCTTTTCTCTTAACATGTATGGATCCAGAACTTAATCGAGCAGCTGATCAGCGTTTTCTTTTTTGAAATGGACCTTTGGTTGTGTTTTATACCAGTATTGAGCTATACCGTTTCCATTATAATCAGTCAAGTCAGATTGTGACTGCTGGTAAAATGATTGCCCATTAATATACACTTCAACAACTGTTTTGGTCAATCGACAACAGTACATATAAATGCAAAATCCTGAACTCTCCTATGGGCTATCTTGAAAAGAAAATCATGGGCTATCCTATCCTAGACCCTGTTATGTCAGATGGTACTTATGCGCTATCTAATCAGTGTGTAGCTGTGCTAGCAGCGCTAGTATTTACACGTTGATGGGAATTAACTTGCTAAAAAACTGAGTAGTCCACCAGAAGccataaattaaattaaatttaacTTCTACTTTTTCTGTCACTTGTCTGTAGGCTTGGTCCTTATGCATGGAGGAATAAATAGATTTTTATGTAAtggaatgtacagtaccagtcaaaagtttggacacacctactcattcaagggtttttctttatttttcactattttctacattgtagaataatagtcaagacatccaaactatgaaataaaacagagtcatgtagtaaccccaaaaaagtgttaaacaaatcgaaatgTGGTTTCGAGATTCttattttgagattcttcaaagtagccaccctttgccttgatgacagctttgcacacccttggcatgcattcaggtcatctgatgcagcactccatcactcttcttcttggtcaaatagcccttacacagcctgggggtgtgGGATGGCCTATTGCCGCTGAATGCTGTGGTaatcatgctggttaagtgtgtcttgaattgtaaataaatcactgacagtgtcaccagcaaagtacccccacaacatcacacctcctccatgccctcacggtgggaaccacacaggcggaaatcatccgttcaactactttgcgtctcacaaagacacggcagttggaaccaaaaatctcaaatttggactcatgagaccaaaggacagatttccaccggtttaatgtccatGGATTGTGTGTCTTGGCCCACGCTAGTCTCttgttcttattggtgtcctttagtagtggtttctttgcagcaatttgaccatgaaggtctgattcacgcagtctcctctaagcagttgattttgagatgtgtcagttacttgaactctgaagcatgtatttgggctgcaatttctgaggctggtaactgcagcagagttaactctgagTTTTCCTTtcatgtggcggtcctcatgagagccagtttcatcatagcgcttgacgtTTTCTGAATctgcacttgaagacacttttaaacttcttgaaatgttccgtattgactggcctgcatgtcttaaagtaatgtcaTTTCaattttcttatttgagctgttcttcccatattatggacttggtcttttaccaaatagggttatcttctgtatacctgctctaccttgtcacaacacaactgattggctcaaatgcattaagatggaaagaaattcaacaaattaacttaacaaggcacacctgttaacctctcttgggtagggggcagtattttgacttccggatgaaaagtgtgcccaaagtaaactgcctgttactcaggcccagaagctaggatatgcatataatttggatagaaaacaatctaaagtttcaaaaactgttaaaagtatgtctgtgagtataacagaactgatatggcaggcaaaccccccccctctccccccaaaACATCAGTCTACCCCTATTTTCAATGGCTATCACAAGTCCTCCCAGATTGTTGACATcggtggaagccctaggaactgcagtttttggaaaaattagccagaaattgtagttttccAGGTGGCTCCCATTTCGGCTGTAGTGTTTCCACTCCATTGTCTTTGTATGCGGGGTGTTGTCCTTggataatcacatggtttgctttcgccgtaaagcctttttgaaatctgacacagcggctggattaacaagaagttaagctttattttgatgtattacacttgtgattttatgaaagttaaatatttataatactgTCGTTTGAATCTTGCGCTCTGCAATCTTGCGCTCTACACTAccatcccacctgcccataagaagttaatttaaatgcattccaggtgactacctcatgtttaacactgttttggttcctacatgattccatatctgttatttcatagttttgatgtcttcacaattattctgcaatgtagaaaatagtaaactattaagaaaaactctggaatgagtaggtgtgtccaaacttttgactggtactgtataattaAACAGAATTTCCAAACATGAGTCTGTTGTAGACCGATGCAGTTCCTCAGCGAGGTCAGTTCCTCTCTGCTTACCTCATGTCAAAATAAAAGTTCCCCACAAGTTCTTGCTTTTTTTTGTGCAGGTATGGCGCAGGTAAAGGACTTTTATTTTTACACGAGTTAAGTGAAGAGGAAGTGGGTCTACAACAGACTCATTCTTGGAAAGTCTGTTTAATTTATGTTTTATTAGATGCATAAGGTTCAAGCCTACAGACAATCGGCAGAGTACGTTTAAATTGAATTTTTTTAAACTTCTGTCCTCTGGCAgacatctatttatttattttcatctaATTCCTAGACATGCTGGTGTGTAAATTCTAGCGTTGCTAAAACCAGATAATCAGCATTTCAGTTCtaactcatctgttctccttcccTTCAGATTTTCAGCAGTTCTTTGTCTCTGAAGTGGAGTTTCCCCCTGAGCAGCAGCATTGTAAGCAGGAGTGGAGCCCCAGTCTGGGGCAAGATGACTGGAACCCCATacagattaaagaggaacaggGGGAATTCAGTATCATCCAGGAGGAGGAAGACACTGTATTCACTCCTACCTGGGTGAAAAGTGACTTTGATCAGTACTCAACTCAGTCCTCACAAACCCAAAGTGAAAAAGACAGAATGGACTCGACTGAACAGATCAAAAGAGAACCTAAGGAAGATGATTCATGTACAGAAAAAGGACAAAGCTCAAAGGGTAGAAAATCCATGGATCCGAAATCACCAGTGGAAAGGAGACACACAGAAGTGCAACCATTTTGCTGTAGTGATTGTGGGGAACGTTTCACTCAGATGGGAGAACTGGATGCTCATAGGAAGGCTCACACAGCAGAGAAACAGCATCGCTGTGGTGAATGTggcaaatgttttactcaagTTGGGTATCTGAACTATCACAGAAAGacgcacacaggggagaaacctcaTCGCTGTCATGATTGTGGCAAATGTTTCTTTCGAGTTGGTGATCTGACACTTCATATGAGGATTCACACAGGGGAAAAACCGCTTTGCTGCCAGGTCTGTGGCAAATGTTTTGCTCGTCCTAGTAATCTGAGGTCTCACATTAGAATTCACACAGAGAAATCTTACAGCTGTCATTATTGTGGCAAATATTTTCGTCATAAAGGTAATCTGACAGCGCATATGAGGATTCACACAAGGGGAAGTAATATTGTCGCTATAGTAGCAGATCTTTCACCACTGGCGATAATCACATGagcgattaaaaaaaaaaaaaaaaaaaagtatattgcTGTCAGGATTGTTGTAAATGTTTCACTAATTGTTAGAGTATGAGGAGACCGAGGTGAGGAACCACATGCTACCATGACTGGCAAATATTtcaatcttaggtcttctgagatctgttttgttcgaggcatggttcacatcaggcaatgcttcatgtgaatagcaaaatcacattttgtgagttttttttaatttatttcagggcagctctaaccaacatctcaaatctcgtctcattgattggacggCAGGTTAGTTGagtcctgactccaattagcttttggagaagtcattagcctagtggttcaaatacttttcccaacctataCCGTGAATGTTTAGAATAatatattcaatatagacaagaaaaatacaatttgtgttattagtttaagcacattgTGTTTGTCTACTGTTGTGACTTAGAGGAagatccaggtaattccaaagggttcacatactttttcttgcaacTGTACTCCTCTAGCAGATACACACGCCCCTTTTTAAACTATTCAAAGTCAAAGATAGATCCAACCCTTGGCTTTCATCTTAGCTCATTCAGATTAGAAGTCGGACCTGGGCCAATTCAAGGAAAACTGACTCTGTAGTGGACTGGCAATTTAGTCCACTACAGCCTCTAGCTGACACGATGGTTAACCTGTCAACTTCTAGTGAAtcttttgttttcatttcaacaattTACTATCTGTGACGTGCTAGATGCCTTTTCTTAACATTGatgtttttaaaaaatccccTGTGACTGATATTCTTGATACATTTTTGCTGCAGCTCACTGCCCCCCTGATTGCTGTATTATTAACCCATATTTTTAACCTGACGATTATATATCTGGTACTACCCTTAAAGTTTGGAAGGCGGCCCATGTACTTCCCCTTCACTAAGATGGTGACCCTTGTGACCTAAATACTTATTGGCCTATTTCTAAACTTTCTTGCCTTGCTAAAATATTAGAATACTTGATTAATTCTCAGCTAAGAACTTTATCTTTGAAATGTTTTCTAAATGTACATCAGTTGGGTTTTAGACCAGGTCATAGCCCTATCTCTGCTCCATCCCTAGTTATAAATGATGTGGTTAGCTGTATAGATGAAAGGCAACATTGTGCTGCCCTCTTCATTAACCTGTCAAAGGCTTTCAGTACTGTTAATCACTCACTGCTAATACAGAGGCTTTCAATTGACCTAGACCAGGCTGCATGTAACTGGTTTAAGAGTTACTTGACAAATATAACTCAATGTATATCTCCTGATGGTGTTAAATCAGGTTTTCTGGATATTAGGAAAAGGTGTCCTTCGGGTTGATTCTGGGTCCTGTACTTTTTATATTAACAATATCAAATTGTctgtaaaaaaaattgtaacCTGCACTTGTATGCCAATGATACTGTTGTGTATGCTATTGCCTCCACCCTGTTGACCAAGCTCTGCCTTCATTGTATTGCAAAAAAACTTTATTGACCTAAAATTAGTACTGAAAACTAAGTAACATCTTGTTCTCTAGAGAGCATAAAAATAAGTTTGTACTTTGGATGGTCACTTTTGACCCACTATTGAGTACTTTCTTCCTTTTGAAGTTATGATAAAACATTTTATGGAAAAGTTATGGAATGATTTCTTAAAGAGTGGGAaccctgtttaaaaaaaataaaaaaatatcacaaTTACTTCAAGCGATCCATGTGTTTTATAACTAGTATAATATAATGTTTGCCTTGGTTATTCATTTTACAGTTTCATGTTACATTACTCTTACTTTGAAGGATTAAAAAAAACTTGCCCCGGAAGTTCTTCATTACTGTTAGCTTCACCGGTGACGGAACACACAACACACGCTAGCCAGCCATTGGCATTCTCTGAAAAATGTCTAAATTGGAGTTGTTGAGAGTGATTTTTAACCAACGATGTACAGGCGCTGCAGATGAGATATTCAGAGCCGTTGCAAAAACGATATCAGAGTACCAGGACAACGTTAATCTATCGAAAGAGGACAACGGCCGTCTACAGGGGCTGCTTGACGTCATCCTGAAACCTGAGATAAAGTTGTATAGAGCAGGTTTGTTACTTTCTCCGTATTCATTTTATAAACATTTGCAATGTTGGGAATTTAATTCAATGCAGCAGGAAGCTAGCCTAGGTAACGTGGCTATAAAACCTTTGATGTGCCTACAGCTAGCAAACTCGGCAGCCATGTTGAGTTGCAGTTACACATGACCAGGGgctgtcactagttaccacagccacactcGGCTCTATCGTAAAATGtaatgaaaacaaacatttgtttttGGTATTAAAGGTTATGTATAAGGTTAGCATTGgttttaagggttaggtttaaaatcagattttaagaataCAAATTGTAGAAAAGGCGGGGTTTATGACTGACAGATTGTGGAGCATGTATTGCAGaatcagagggaaagagaggcagaTCTCgaatgagggaggaggggatacaGGAAATGAGTTTAACGCGTATATTGAGTAGAACGTCATTAGATATATTctcaaatattattatttttaagagCAACGGAGCTGGCAGATAGGTTTTAGTTTCTCCAGTGCAGTAgatggcggtaatgcaccatGACGTTGGATGCCAACCGGCGATAAATCACACCAAATACGAAGTTTATTACTTTGGTTGTGGTAACTAACTAGTGACGCGACTATGGTTGGGGGCATCTTCATTACGCGCTATTCGGTTGAAAAACAGTTATTAAACAGAAGCGAATTAAATGGGGAGGGACCTACCAGAATTTTTCAATTAGAAACTCTCGTTTACtctgtttgcttccatttggtTTTTAGAACGGTGAACGGTTTCCGTAATGAAAACGCCCCATATAAACTGTATGAGGAGATGCTTGTCTTCTCCCTAACATTTGGATTTGATGTCCACAGAGCAGAACGGCGGGCTGTCAAGCGCCTGGCTGTTCCTCTCTTTGGATTGGTAGATATATCTCGTTATTTGTAATACTTTTTGGAATATTTGACGAGGGGGTTTGAAGTCAACGGACTGCATTCAATGGAGAATGAGATGCTATGCTAACCTCATGAATATGCATGCATTGAAGTCTCGAATTTCAACAGGGACAACTCCGATATAAAATGTTTTTTCCTCAAATTTACCAGGATGTCTGTGCATCATATTTATATCAGTAGCACCTTAATTTGGGAGGACTGGCTCCTAGTAATTAATGGAAAATGATCAAGATATGTTTGATATCATTCTATTTACTCCACTCCAGACATTATTattagccgtcctcccctcaccagcctcctgtggtacaCTTGTAATAAACTAAGTATTACGAAAACTTCCATTAGATCAAAAAAGCCTAATTTATCAAAATGGCAAAACATTTTTATATGTACTAATAAATTCAACACTCATTTCCCCCCATGCAAAAACTCCCCACTTGCTTAATAATTAATGACCTGCTTAATTTGGACAGATTTGGGGTGGAGTAAAAcctctcgcttcacctcttccCCTCTGCCATGACTCCACTAGCAGCCTGCCTCTGCATCATTTCTAGCCTGAACAGCCGCTAGTAATCGCTGTTTCTGTCTTTTGACGTTCCCACTATCGTTTGAACAGACATTGTACTTTGGCTAACACACTAATTTCCCTGCTATCAGTGAGTACATTAAACAtcctccattcaggctgcaaaaGGTGCCAGTTTCCTCCTTACTAACTTAAAGGGATAGAGGCAAATATCGGGCAGAATATGCCTGTCTTATTAAAGCACCTTTCCAGTTAATAGCCAAATCAACACAATTATTTGatttagggctgtccctgacaaaAAAAAATCTTGGTTGACCAAAAGTAATCTGTTTTTTTGACAAatcattgctcaacattttttaaagtatatttttctatatatagacacaccccATGTGTTTTAATAAAGTCTGTCGCGATACGAAACCTTCAGCCCCGCCCCTTGGCCGGCAGTGGGGCTGCTAGAGGTGGTTAGCGTCCCGTTCCCTGGATTGGACAGGGCACTATAGATACTTCAGGTTATCTCGGTATAACCAGGACCGCTCGCATAGCCCTGCCTCTCTTTCTATATCGAAGCGTTGTCCGCGTAGAGAGGTCTTTTGCCTTGTCACTCTCAACGGTCTAGCTCTAGCTGGGATGTGTGAACCCCACCTTTATCCTCTAGACTCTTTGCTTCACCACTAATTGATCCCTGAGTTGTTATTAAGCACTAGTCCTACCAGTCTCTATATGATTTCCCTGTGGTTGAGTATTTCCCCTCTGTGATGTATCTAGTTTAAAGTGTGAAGACCTTTAGTCAACTTAGTCTCACTACTCTGCCCGTCGGCTATGTATCGCTTGGAAAATAAAACTTTAGATAGATCGATAAGacaattaaatgaatcactactgGACACACCTTCCTCCTTGTCTTTTAATGGTAACTCATTCTGTCATAGAGCATTGATCCCCGTTTCCAGTGTCCCGGTAGCGGGGAGTGTCAGAGTTGTTATCTCCCGTGCCGTTAACTGTCTTTGAGAGACCCTTTTGCTCGAGACAAAACAAGACTACCGTTTATTTTTGAAAAcactctgttttttgtcttttACAAATCAAACACACTTCAAAATACACCATTTGTTTCTCGGTCACACACAGCATTAATCAAAAACATGCAATTGACTTAATGCTCTTATAAAATGCCTGGTACAATGATAACACTTATCTCTATATTAAATACTTATAATAGTTATTTAATTTCCTTTGAGAGATGACGAGGAGACCCACAAGATCAGGAACAGAGTTTCAATCGGTCAGAGTTTTTTTAGAATTTAGTTAGTAGCGACTCCCCTCTACTGGCTGAGAGGTTGACTTGGAGTCGGTGCTTTACTAAATTGAGAAATTCAAGTTTGGACTGGATGAGAGAACCCGCTGGTGATTCCCTGCCCCAAATGGAATATCAAAAAAGTCTGTGTCCGCAACGAGGTCGCGATACTGAGCTCAATCGAGAGGCTACAGAGAACTCTCTGGATATATTTGCATCAGCACCCACGTACCTGGCGCAAAACCACAGGATCAATTCAGACATCCATAAGAGAAAGCAAGGGATAACCTTAAGGACTAGAGTGCCTCTCAACCCCGTTGAACTACCGCAGTGTCAGTGGCTCGCAACGAGGTCGAGATGCTGAGCTCAATCGAGAGGCTACAGAGAACTCTCTGGATATATTTGCATCAGCACCCACGTACCTGGCGCAAAGCGACAAAACAACTGTTCAATAGTTAAACGGTATATCGGAGAGTCACTTCTCAGATCCAACAAGTTAGAATCTTTTAAGTAATTTGAGTCAGGTGTCAATTTACCCGAAGTCAAATGGTTGTCTAAATGAATTCAGAATTCAAGAAGTCAGCGCCAAAGTAATGGCAAATGTCTCTTTATATACCTTTTGATTCTCTGCACCCGATCTGCTGCTCCTCCCATTCCCTCAGAGCAGAGAGGGCGATGACATATCTTACAACAGGAAATACTTTTCTTACAGTGCATATATGGGCCTCTGGTTATGACAGAGCCTATTACTCTAGCAACAATGAGGAAATGCTTTTCTTACAGTGCGCATATGGGCCTCTGTTTATGACAG
The genomic region above belongs to Oncorhynchus kisutch isolate 150728-3 linkage group LG16, Okis_V2, whole genome shotgun sequence and contains:
- the LOC109878183 gene encoding gastrula zinc finger protein XlCGF48.2 — protein: MSEMRVLHQRINSVIMDILASAAVTEICKLVEDCCGALRAEVSQSKEQIKILQKQLTLAESSYGSASCKEGQTPVSSGSPINNCISGNSPAANEDDADDTHDDEDFQQFFVSEVEFPPEQQHCKQEWSPSLGQDDWNPIQIKEEQGEFSIIQEEEDTVFTPTWVKSDFDQYSTQSSQTQSEKDRMDSTEQIKREPKEDDSCTEKGQSSKGRKSMDPKSPVERRHTEVQPFCCSDCGERFTQMGELDAHRKAHTAEKQHRCGECGKCFTQVGYLNYHRKTHTGEKPHRCHDCGKCFFRVGDLTLHMRIHTGEKPLCCQVCGKCFARPSNLRSHIRIHTEKSYSCHYCGKYFRHKGNLTAHMRIHTRGSNIVAIVADLSPLAIIT